A single region of the Ictalurus punctatus breed USDA103 chromosome 17, Coco_2.0, whole genome shotgun sequence genome encodes:
- the LOC108278302 gene encoding uncharacterized protein LOC108278302 isoform X3, which produces MMRITYFLLTYQEDTTKLNMASTCVSGFFSTNEKIPVQCMDDPFGFKAEVIYGDESIPLYRCTPFLTVHSRQHMPTVYGNESSGAEVEDTPESRHQMQDMSSADDRRQPNARPRPVWPEDTDAHYSRNQLTFTDGGFPLTMAMGGMGNYKPQQIESLVLPEEEEWDKNPRTRMKKGGKRGGKKSRRKQRQY; this is translated from the exons atgaTGCGTATTACGTATTTCCTGCTCACGTACCAGGAAGATACAACTAAACTCAATATGGCGTCCACATGTGTATCGGgatttttttccacaaatgaGAAG ATTCCTGTACAATGTATGGATGACCCCTTTGGGTTCAAAGCTGAGGTGATTTATGGAGATGAGTCCATTCCTCTGTATCGGTGTACCCCATTTCTCACCGTCCATAGTAGGCAGCACAT GCCCACTGTCTACGGCAATGAAAGCTCTGGTGCTGAAGTTGAGGATACCC CTGAATCAAGACATCAAATGCAGGACATGTCAAGTGCTGATGACCGTAGACAACCTAATGCCAGACCACGTCCTGTCTGGCCCGAGGACACTGATGCTCACTACAGTCGCAATCAACTAACCTTTACTGATG GTGGCTTTCCACTAACCATGGCTATGGGTGGAATGGGAAACTACAAGCCTCAGCAGATAGAGAGTCTTGTACTGCCGGAGGAGGAAGAATGGGACAAGAATCCAAGAACAAGGAtgaaaaaaggggggaaaagagGAGGGAAAAAATCCCGTAGAAAGCAACGGCAATATTGA
- the LOC108278302 gene encoding uncharacterized protein LOC108278302 isoform X2 has translation MQMTYFLLMYQEDTAKLNMASTRVSGLLSTNEKIPVQCMDDPFGFKAEVIYGDESIPLYRCTPFLTVHSRQHMPTVYGNESSGAEVEDTHIFESLHTAESRHQMQDMSSADDRRQPNARPRPVWPEDTDAHYSRNQLTFTDGGFPLTMAMGGMGNYKPQQIESLVLPEEEEWDKNPRTRMKKGGKRGGKKSRRKQRQY, from the exons ATGCAAATGACGTATTTCCTGCTTATGTACCAGGAAGATACAGCCAAACTCAATATGGCGTCCACACGTGTATCGGGACTTCTTTCCACTAATGAGAAG ATTCCTGTACAATGTATGGATGACCCCTTTGGGTTCAAAGCTGAGGTGATTTATGGAGATGAGTCCATTCCTCTGTATCGGTGTACCCCATTTCTCACCGTCCATAGTAGGCAGCACAT GCCCACTGTCTACGGCAATGAAAGCTCTGGTGCTGAAGTTGAGGATACCC aCATCTTTGAATCACTTCATACAGCTGAATCAAGACATCAAATGCAGGACATGTCAAGTGCTGATGACCGTAGACAACCTAATGCCAGACCACGTCCTGTCTGGCCCGAGGACACTGATGCTCACTACAGTCGCAATCAACTAACCTTTACTGATG GTGGCTTTCCACTAACCATGGCTATGGGTGGAATGGGAAACTACAAGCCTCAGCAGATAGAGAGTCTTGTACTGCCGGAGGAGGAAGAATGGGACAAGAATCCAAGAACAAGGAtgaaaaaaggggggaaaagagGAGGGAAAAAATCCCGTAGAAAGCAACGGCAATATTGA
- the LOC108278302 gene encoding uncharacterized protein LOC108278302 isoform X1 encodes MMRITYFLLTYQEDTTKLNMASTCVSGFFSTNEKIPVQCMDDPFGFKAEVIYGDESIPLYRCTPFLTVHSRQHMPTVYGNESSGAEVEDTHIFESLHTAESRHQMQDMSSADDRRQPNARPRPVWPEDTDAHYSRNQLTFTDGGFPLTMAMGGMGNYKPQQIESLVLPEEEEWDKNPRTRMKKGGKRGGKKSRRKQRQY; translated from the exons atgaTGCGTATTACGTATTTCCTGCTCACGTACCAGGAAGATACAACTAAACTCAATATGGCGTCCACATGTGTATCGGgatttttttccacaaatgaGAAG ATTCCTGTACAATGTATGGATGACCCCTTTGGGTTCAAAGCTGAGGTGATTTATGGAGATGAGTCCATTCCTCTGTATCGGTGTACCCCATTTCTCACCGTCCATAGTAGGCAGCACAT GCCCACTGTCTACGGCAATGAAAGCTCTGGTGCTGAAGTTGAGGATACCC aCATCTTTGAATCACTTCATACAGCTGAATCAAGACATCAAATGCAGGACATGTCAAGTGCTGATGACCGTAGACAACCTAATGCCAGACCACGTCCTGTCTGGCCCGAGGACACTGATGCTCACTACAGTCGCAATCAACTAACCTTTACTGATG GTGGCTTTCCACTAACCATGGCTATGGGTGGAATGGGAAACTACAAGCCTCAGCAGATAGAGAGTCTTGTACTGCCGGAGGAGGAAGAATGGGACAAGAATCCAAGAACAAGGAtgaaaaaaggggggaaaagagGAGGGAAAAAATCCCGTAGAAAGCAACGGCAATATTGA